AGGGCCCTAGCAATAGCAACCCTCTGCCTCTGACCTCCCGAGAGCATGTGGGGGAATCTATGCACGTACTCCTCTGGGGGAACTATCTTAACCATCTCAAGAGCCTTGTAAATCAACTCCTCCCTCTCAGCCCTCGTCTCACCAATACCATGAATTAGGAGGGGCTCCTCAAGAACATCATAGATCCTAAACCTAGGATTCATTGAGCTAAAGGGATCCTGGAATATCATCTGAACCTTTCTCCTATAAGCCTTTATCTCCTCCTTGGTTCTTAGTTCTGTAACATCCTGACCCTCAAGGTATATCTTTCCATCCGTGGGTTCCAACAGCTTCATTACCAGCTTTCCCGTCGTAGTCTTACCACAACCACTCTCCCCAACTAAGGCAAACACCTCCTGCTTGTGAACCTCAAAGCTTACCCCATCAACTGCCCTAACGAACTTTGGAGGTTCTCCCCTAAGCGAAGCCAGCAACCCCCTCCTAACCGGGAAGTACTTCTTAAGATTAACAACCTTTAGGACTGGCTCACTCATACGACCACCTCACAGGAGCCAACATGCGGCATAGTGATCCTTATCAACCTCAACAAGCTTTGGTTCCTCTTGTCTGCACCTATCCATGGCATAAGGACACCTTGGGTGGAACCTACAACCACTTGGAGGATTGAGCAAGTTTGGAGGACTTCCTGGGATAAATTCCAGCTTTTCAACATCCTCATGTAGCCTTGGGATTGCGGCCAAGAGCTTCTGCGTGTACGGGTGTGCTGGTTCATTGTATATCTTCTCGCTTGGCCCTATCTCCACGATCTTCCCCGCGTACATTATCGCAACCCTGTCACTAATCTCAGCCAAGATGCTGAGGTCATGAGTGATGAAGATCATTGAAAGGCCAAGCTTCTTCTTCAGCCTCTTCATCAGGTTTATTATCTGAGCCTGAACAACAACATCAAGGGCTGTAGTTGGTTCATCTGCAATTACAATGTCTGGTTCGAGTATTAGGGCGGTAGCAATGATGACTCTCTGCTTCATCCCGCCCGAGAGCTCGTGCGGATACCTGTAAACTATTTCAGGATCAAGACCAACGAGCTCCAAGTACTTCATCGCCTTCTCTAGTGCTTCCTCCCTCTCCATGCCTTTGTGATAAATTAAAGGCTCAATCATCTGATAACCAATAGTGTAAACGGGGTTGAGGGCATTCATAGCACCCTGGAATATCATTGAAATCTTCTGCCACCTAATCTCCCTCCTAAGAACATCCTCGGGTAAGCCAACTATCTCCCTGCCATCAATCTTAATACTACCACTAACGATCCTTCCTGGCGGTTGAGGCATTCCCATCAAGGTGAAGCCTAT
This is a stretch of genomic DNA from Pyrococcus kukulkanii. It encodes these proteins:
- a CDS encoding ABC transporter ATP-binding protein gives rise to the protein MSEPVLKVVNLKKYFPVRRGLLASLRGEPPKFVRAVDGVSFEVHKQEVFALVGESGCGKTTTGKLVMKLLEPTDGKIYLEGQDVTELRTKEEIKAYRRKVQMIFQDPFSSMNPRFRIYDVLEEPLLIHGIGETRAEREELIYKALEMVKIVPPEEYVHRFPHMLSGGQRQRVAIARALILNPTFIVADEPVSMLDVSIRAEILELMKELKEKMGVTYLYITHDLSTARYFADWIAVMYLGRIVEMGPAKEVIDNPIHPYTRALLTAVPEPDPSRKDVIKELPIKGEVPSAVNIPPGCRFHPRCVYFQKGLCDKKEPQMIEYSHNHWVECHLAGKI
- a CDS encoding ABC transporter ATP-binding protein codes for the protein MGRKILEVRNLKMYYFTSRGPVKAVDDVTFDLEKGEVLGLAGESGCGKSSIGFTLMGMPQPPGRIVSGSIKIDGREIVGLPEDVLRREIRWQKISMIFQGAMNALNPVYTIGYQMIEPLIYHKGMEREEALEKAMKYLELVGLDPEIVYRYPHELSGGMKQRVIIATALILEPDIVIADEPTTALDVVVQAQIINLMKRLKKKLGLSMIFITHDLSILAEISDRVAIMYAGKIVEIGPSEKIYNEPAHPYTQKLLAAIPRLHEDVEKLEFIPGSPPNLLNPPSGCRFHPRCPYAMDRCRQEEPKLVEVDKDHYAACWLL